Genomic segment of Kingella negevensis:
ATACAAGTATCCAACCTACGATTTGCAATATTTAAGGCAGCCTGAAAATTATGCTTTTTTCACAAACTCTGATTTCAGGTTCATCGGTGTGCCGTCAATTTTGCAACCAATATCGTGGTCGCCATCTTGCAAGCGAATGCCTTTTACTTTTGTGCCTTGTTTGATGACCATGCTGCTGCCTTTCACTTTCAAGTCTTTAATCAAGACTATGGTGTCGCCGTCAGCTAATGGTGTGCCGTTTGCGTCTTTGACAACGGTGTTTTCTTCGGCAGCGGCTTCTTCGCCTTCTTGCCATTCGTGGGCGCATTCTGGGCAAACCAGTTGGTTGCCATCATGGTAAGTTAAATCTGAGCTGCATTGTGGGCAAGCTGGGTATGTCATGTTTGTTTTCCTTATAAAATAAAATTTTCAGGCTGCGTGAAATTGGCAGCCTGAAAAGATTGAAATGTTGGATTCAAGAATCCAACCTACGATTAAAAATTCGCAGCCTGAAAATTATAAATTCTGATTAAACCAACGGCGGATTCGGCTCATTGTCCCCGAATCATGCGTTGGCATAACCAATTCTGATTGACGCATTTGCAATTCTTCAAAATACGTCCAGTCTTCTTCCGTTACCTTGTCTTTCAAGAAAAATTGCACATCGGCAATCGTGAAGCCAGACCTATCCACCATTTTGCTCAATAAATGCAATTCTGATTTAGCTAAGTCGCCCACAAAAGAGCTTTGCGGACGCACCACAAAAATCGTTGGCACATCATGCTGAACAAAACTGCACGATTTTAACGCAGCCTGAAAAATCTCCGCTGCCACGTTTTCATCATCAATCACAACGCGATGATGCGAAAACGGACAATGCTTCATCAAATCATTCGCCGAGCCAATCCGCATGGTGGTGGGCATTTTGAAACTTTCATGCGTATGCACATCAACCAGCTCAATCATGCCAGCCGATAGCGATACCAACACCACAGGCGTAATCGTTTTGAATGCTTCCATTGGCATGCGGTTGCTGCGATGCACTAAACTCATGTTTTGCATTTCTTTTTTCATTAGAACGTGTATCCTGTTTCTAATTCTTCGTCGCCAACCAATTCTAATAATAATTGATACAACGGCGTAAGTTCCACATAACGACGGCTGGTACGGCGCAAGTAATTCAAAAAGCGCGGAATTTCAGGTTTATATTTGTCTTTACCATCGCGATACCACAAACGGGCAAAAATCCCAGCCACTTTCAAATGACGTTGTACGCCCATCCATTCAAACCAACGGTAAAACTCGTCAAATTGCTCAGGCACAGGCAAATTCGCCGCGCGCGCTTTTTCCCAATAACGGATAACCAAATCCAGCACAAATTCTTCGTCCCACTCAATAAACGCATCACGCAACAGGGAAACCAAATCGTAAGAAATCGCGCCGTATAAAGCGTCTTGGAAATCCAATACACCAGCGCGGTCTTTCGTCAGCATTAAATTACGCACGATGAAATCGCGGTGGACATACACTTTTGGCTGTTTCTCAATTTCAGGCAGCAACACATCAACGGTTTGTTGCCACAATTTGCGCTGCGCGAATGTGAGTTCACGCCCCAATTCTTTAGCAACAAACCATTCTGGAAATAGGTTGATTTCACGCAATAAAACTTCGTGGTCATATTCAGGCAGCTTGTTTGGCTGGCTGGCTTTTTGCAATTCAATCAGCGTATCAATCGCTTCTAGCAACAAAGCTTTGTGCGCCGCTAAGTTTTCAGGCTGCAACTGCATGGCTTTTAAATATTGCACGTCGCCCAAATCATTCAGCACCACAAAACCTTGTTCTAAATCTTTGGCTAACACGGTTGGTACGTTTAAATGGGCGAACAAATCGCGCACTTTCAAATAATTAGCGACGCTTTCGCGCATTTTTTCGGGTGGTGCATCCATGCAAATCACGCTGCTGCCATCGGCAAAAGTGGCGCGGAAATAACGGCGAAAATCTGCGTCTGCCGCTGCAAAAGAGAGTTCAAAAGATTGGTTTGGGTAAACGGTTTCTAGCCAGTTTTTTAATAAGGTTTCTCGTTCAATCATGTTGTATCACGCATTTTTACGTTAAAATATGCGCTATTTTAACTTTAATCTGTTACAAGGTGTGATTTTGTCTCGTTTATTTGTTACCAAACCGCTTGTTATGGCGTTAGGCGTGGTTTTTTCAGGCAGCGTGTATGCCGTTCCCAGTATGTGGGACGAAGACGCAGCCGCCATGTGCCAAGCACCTTCCGCAGAAACGCATTCTGTTGAGCCAGCTAAAACCAGTGGCGGCGCAAAGCTGCCTGAAGACGTTACCCGAATCACATCTGATAAAGCGTTAGGGCAAATTGAAGAACGCCATCGCTCAGAAGGCAATGTGATTATTGAGCGCAATGATGAAACGCTGAACGCCGAATGGGTGGATTATGACCAAAAAACGGAAACGGTGGACGCTGGCGATAAGTTCAAACTCACACGCGCAGACGGTCAAACCGTGGAAGGCAAAAAGCTGCATTATGATTTGAAAAACAGTCAGGGTGTGGCGGAAAATTCTGAGTTTGAAGCGAATCAAGACGGTCGCCGTTTGCAGGGTATTAGTGAGCACGTTGAAATGCAAGATAAGCAAAAATCTCGCATGAAAAACGTGAAGTTTAATACGTGTAACCCAGGGGATAAATCTTGGTATATTCAGGCTTCTGAGCTGACGAATAATCAGGAAACGGGCATTGGCGTAGCGAAAAATGCACGTTTGGTGTTTGGTGGCGTACCCATTTTATACACGCCTTGGGCAGACTTTCCAACTCGTGGTAATCGCAAAAGTGGTTTCTTAGTGCCGACGGCTTCTGTGGGTTCAGACGGTGGGACAATTTCGCTGCCTTATTATTTCAATCTTGCGCCTAACTATGATGCAACGATTGCCCCAAGTGTGATTACTGAGCGTGGACTTAGGTTAGACGGCGAATTTCGTTATTTGCAGCCTGAATATTCAGGTAGCGTGAACGTAGCGTATATGCCTCACGATAAAAAACATGAATCCAATAACCGCTATTTGATTAACGTGCGACACAATCAGCGTTTCAATGACAAATTATCAGGCGGCATAGATTTCAACCAAGCGTCAGACGATGATTACTACCAAGATTTTTCCACTCGAAATGGCATTGCCGAAAGCGTGAATCTGAACCGCAGCGCATGGTTAAATTACAACGATGTGGTATTGGGCGAACCATTCAGCGCACAATTGTTGGTACAAAAATATCAAGCCTTGAAAGATGCAAACGGTGCGAAAGACGAGCCTTATGCGCGTTTACCGCAACTGTCTGCCAAATGGAAAAAGCACTTTAGCAAAAACGGCACGTTCAAAACTGATGGACAACTCACTTATTTTGAACACAGCGACAAACAAGCAGGCACACGCGCCATCGTTTACCCGAACATTCAATGGGATTTCCACAATCAATGGGGTTATGTGCGTCCAAAAGTGGGTTTACACGCAACACGTTATTGGTTGAACGACTTTGGTAGCCTGAAATCACGCAATACTTCGCGTGTGTTGCCGATTGTGAATGTGGATTCAGGGATTACTTTGGAACGTGAAACCCAGTTGTTCGGCAAAGATTTGGTGCAAACGCTTGAACCGCGCTTGTTCTACAACTACATTCCAAGCAAAGCCCAAAACGATTTGCCATTGTTTGACACGTCAGAAAACGATTTCACTTATCCGCAATTATTCCGTGAAAACATCTATTCAGGCGGCGACCGTATCAACTCTAGCAACAGCATGTCTGTTGGTGTGCAAACCACATTCTTAGACGGAAAAACGTTTGAAGAATATTTCCGTGCAGGGATTGGTCAAAAATACTATTTCACTGACGATAATGTATTGCTAGAGGGCAATATCGACAAAACCGCTCGCAAACGCAGCGATATTGTTGCCTTTGCAGCAGGTCGCGTACACAAAAACTGGTGGCTAGAATCCAATTGGCACTGGGACGAAAGCGAGAAAAAAAACGATACCTATAGCATCGGCGTTCGCTACAACCCACAGCCAGGCAAAGTGATTAGCGCACGATACAAATACGGTCGCGACGAAGAAATTTATTCAGGTTTCTACGGCAAAATGAGCCACATCGATTTAGGCGCACAATGGCCGATTACCAACAATTTATATATGGTTGGGCGACTAGATTACAGCTTGCCGCGTCCACGTCTCACGCTGGAACAAACCTTAGGTTTAGAATACAAAAATCCATGCGGTTGCTGGAGTGCCAGCTTTGTGGCACAACGCTACGTTAGCGGCTTGAACAAACACAAAACAGGCTTCTTCTTCACATTACAACTGAAAGATTTAAGCACCATCGGCAAACCGCCTTATGAAACTTTACGCCTTGGCATTCCGGGCTATACTAAAACCAACGAGGTAAATTTTAGATGACACCTATTAAAACATTAACCGCAGCGATTGCGCTCAGTTTTGCTTTTCAGGCTGCCGCAGATGTCAGCAATATCAAACCATTGAATAGCATCGCGCTAGAAGTCAATTCATCTATCATCACATACAAAGACGTTTCTCGTTTTGTGAAAGAATTGCAAAGCAAAAAAGCCAACAAAGGCATTCCAGAAGCACAATTGGTTCAGGCTGCAAAAACACGTTTACTGGAACGCGCTTTATTGTCTGACGCGGCACGTCAGCAAGGTTTGAAAGTCAATCAAGAAGCGATTGATACCGAAATCACACGTCGCGCAAAAGAAGCCAATATCACAGAAGAAGCCTTGTATGCCAAAGAAGCGGC
This window contains:
- a CDS encoding LPS-assembly protein LptD; this encodes MSRLFVTKPLVMALGVVFSGSVYAVPSMWDEDAAAMCQAPSAETHSVEPAKTSGGAKLPEDVTRITSDKALGQIEERHRSEGNVIIERNDETLNAEWVDYDQKTETVDAGDKFKLTRADGQTVEGKKLHYDLKNSQGVAENSEFEANQDGRRLQGISEHVEMQDKQKSRMKNVKFNTCNPGDKSWYIQASELTNNQETGIGVAKNARLVFGGVPILYTPWADFPTRGNRKSGFLVPTASVGSDGGTISLPYYFNLAPNYDATIAPSVITERGLRLDGEFRYLQPEYSGSVNVAYMPHDKKHESNNRYLINVRHNQRFNDKLSGGIDFNQASDDDYYQDFSTRNGIAESVNLNRSAWLNYNDVVLGEPFSAQLLVQKYQALKDANGAKDEPYARLPQLSAKWKKHFSKNGTFKTDGQLTYFEHSDKQAGTRAIVYPNIQWDFHNQWGYVRPKVGLHATRYWLNDFGSLKSRNTSRVLPIVNVDSGITLERETQLFGKDLVQTLEPRLFYNYIPSKAQNDLPLFDTSENDFTYPQLFRENIYSGGDRINSSNSMSVGVQTTFLDGKTFEEYFRAGIGQKYYFTDDNVLLEGNIDKTARKRSDIVAFAAGRVHKNWWLESNWHWDESEKKNDTYSIGVRYNPQPGKVISARYKYGRDEEIYSGFYGKMSHIDLGAQWPITNNLYMVGRLDYSLPRPRLTLEQTLGLEYKNPCGCWSASFVAQRYVSGLNKHKTGFFFTLQLKDLSTIGKPPYETLRLGIPGYTKTNEVNFR
- a CDS encoding zinc ribbon domain-containing protein YjdM; translation: MTYPACPQCSSDLTYHDGNQLVCPECAHEWQEGEEAAAEENTVVKDANGTPLADGDTIVLIKDLKVKGSSMVIKQGTKVKGIRLQDGDHDIGCKIDGTPMNLKSEFVKKA
- the amgK gene encoding N-acetylmuramate/N-acetylglucosamine kinase AmgK, whose translation is MERETLLKNWLETVYPNQSFELSFAAADADFRRYFRATFADGSSVICMDAPPEKMRESVANYLKVRDLFAHLNVPTVLAKDLEQGFVVLNDLGDVQYLKAMQLQPENLAAHKALLLEAIDTLIELQKASQPNKLPEYDHEVLLREINLFPEWFVAKELGRELTFAQRKLWQQTVDVLLPEIEKQPKVYVHRDFIVRNLMLTKDRAGVLDFQDALYGAISYDLVSLLRDAFIEWDEEFVLDLVIRYWEKARAANLPVPEQFDEFYRWFEWMGVQRHLKVAGIFARLWYRDGKDKYKPEIPRFLNYLRRTSRRYVELTPLYQLLLELVGDEELETGYTF